gcggttccagacagatttgttttgtgcggggtttttttggtccaatatggctctttcaataTTCTGGGTTGCCGGCCCCGACCCTCGggtaacacacaccacaccggAACCAACTGCTCCCGCGGTTGTTTTTGCGGAACTTTAATGTGTAACGTTCAGCGGAAATCGGTAACAGCGGCTCTGAGCGGAAGGCTTTTGTATGTTTGACCGTATTGTGGTGTGGAAGCAAcaagaatgtcttctgttgagtgtttgaggacgttcgtcatggagcgactgactgttgctgctgaagaaatattccgagtgtttcaacaaaagctcgACGGATATGAAGAAGAGCTCGATTATCAGCGCAGACTGGTTGAAAGTGTTTGGAGACCCCATATAAAGTTACACAGGACAGGTATGTAAGACTTAATCAACACAAAATATGGAAGGGTGTTCATTGTTACACTGAAGCAGTGCTTCTGCAACGGAAATGTGCTGCTAAATGTTGATTTATACCGATTTAAATGTAAAGACTGAAGACTGAAAATGTAGTGTCTCCACTGCTCAGAGTATTGACACAACAATTCCACATGTTTTTGGGGGAGCAATAGCAAAGCTACAAGAGTTAGCAGCACATATGTTGCTGGGTAACAGGCCATAGCTCCTGCTGCTAATGTTCCTTGGTGATCGCTACATTTATCTGAAAGAATAACGACCTCATTACGCTTCTGTGTCTGCGTAGCTTACAGAGTTTATGGATCATCACTGTgttcgaaaccacacactcgttccctattgtCTACTCACTTCATGGGGTCGTTggaattttaaatttgttttcatACACTACACCGGCGCACGCTAAATGACGTTATAGCGTCACTAAAGTGAAATAAGCACTATGCTTCCAGAAAGTAACATATTACACACATAGCGGACAATACTTAACATCTGTGTGACAGCTCTCCGTGCCCTGGTCTACAAAGTGGTCACATGACACTGCAAAGGCTGATGGGGTATGTTAACGGGTTGTTAACATTGTGGGATACACTAGCACATTAGCCATGTGCTAATGTGgactgatgtttttctcttgaattgaattgaattgaatcagatttattgccattgttcatgtaatacacagtattacacaagctaggaatttgtcttggtgtgacgctgcgacattcaacataaagaacacaacactagaataagataaataaaataaaataagacatatatacagtatatacataaatggtaagaaatagtgcaggtcagtgcaggagtaatgtgatgttcatgggtccgactggctgctgtacatggtgcttaagtgataagtcacttggtgttcagcagcctgatggcagaggggaagaagctgttcatgtagcgggaggttttggtccgaatggaccgtagtctcctgcctgaggggaggagggaaaacagtccgtgaccagggtgggaagggtcggccgtgatccgacctgcacgcctccgggtcctggagatatacaagtcctggatggatggaagcctgcagccgatcaccttctcggcagcgcgcacgacgcgctgcagccttagtctgtccctggcggtggcaccagcgaaccacacggtgatggaggaggtgaggatggattcgatgatggccgtataaaactgcgccaacatcctgggaggcagtttgagcttcctcagctgccgtaggaagaacatcctttgctgggccttcttgatgagggagctgatggttggctcccacttaaggtcccgggtgatggtggtgcccaggaagcggaaggagtctgcaatggtgatgggggagtccatgagggcaagggggggcaaaggggctgtgactttcctgaagtccacaatcatctccactgtcttctgagcgttcagctgcaggttgttgtgtccgcaccaggacaccagtcgagccacctccctcctgtaggcagtctcgtctccattggagatgagcccgatgagggtggtgtcatccgcaaacttgatcagcttgacagactggtggcttgaggtgcagcagtttgtatacagggagaagaggaggggggaaagtacacagccctggggtgatccggtgctgatggagacagagtccgagacagtcttccccagccgcacatactgcctccgatccgtcaggaagtgagtgatccacctgcagagggaagcaggcacactaagctgggacagcttgtcctgtagcagagcggggcggatggtgttgaatgcagaggtgaagtccacaaacaggatcctctcgtaggttcccggggagtccagatgctacaggatggagtgaagggccaggttgaccgcatcgtccacagatctgttagctctgtaggcgaactgcagtggatccaggagggggggtggtgatggacttgaggtgtggcaggatcaggcgctctaaggacctCATGGACTCTTCTAAGGACTCTTGTCATGTGTGTTGGTGAAAAAGATGGCAGCCTCATATTTACTCATTCAAAGGTGACTGATGCTTCAGATGCAGAATttcacaggctgcaggtttgaacaTTAATATTGTGAGCTGCCCGTTGTTGTGGCTCGTTGGATGGTAAAAACTGCCCTTTGTTCAGTTGCCCCCAAATCTATTGCTTATACTCACATATGTCTTTCCATTCATGATGATTTCTCCTGCATTTTCagagctttcacagcagcaacctttgtggaaggaggaagaggataatTACCAGCATCAGGATAGGAGCTACAGTCTAGACCAGGACGACTTGAAGCCTCCACAAATcaaagaggaacaggaggaggaaacctCAATGAGTACCAGTTGTGAAGAACCCTCATCCAGGGATGGTACTAGCTCCTTTCCTTCCAGTGCAAAGTCTGCCTCAACGTTCACACAAAAAGGGTCCTTAACAAATCTCATCACTTCTCAGGAGATGCTGAAATCATCAAACCTGGTGGCAAAGTTGTTTTTCAATGAATCAAAAAAGCCTGAAACCACCTTGGTAATTTGCAGGCCAGATTTCCTTAATATTGTTAAGATCTGCAGACACAAATCgagaccccaaatgcagacacacacgataGGGTGAGGTTGAAATCAAGTTTACTGAGGTCCAAGTTCAGAACAGAGCCAAAGGTTGCAggtgaaagacaaacacagtcaaactggagcaggctgggcggTGCGAGCGGGCATCCGAGAGGCGATCTGCAGGAAAGTTCCAGACTGGGAACAGGTTCGAGAAAACAAAATTGCACACAGAGTtataggagccaggctgtaccacaggGGGTTAATAATGAATTGACGACGAGTGGAGAGTTGAACAGGCTTTTAAAGAGAACGGCAGGCGTGGATAGTGACAGGAGATCGGTCTCAGGTGTGCCTTGCACGCCCAACGGGGGAGAGTGAGGAAACCGCTCCGCCCAGCCTGACAACCGACAAGacacagaaggggagggggataGGGAAAGCACTCGGGACTCCTAACAAATATGGGGAAGTGAAGCATCTTCCCAGTACAAAGATCAGCAGAGAAGAGTGAGAGCTTTCTTTGAAAAACATGAAGTTTCTCCACACGTTCAGACACTGTTTTAGCTCAGCCCTGCAACTCCATGTTGAGCTGGTTCAAATGATGGAAAGTGTCGCTCAAAAAGCAAACAGTGGCATAAACTAATCATTTCACATTGTTTGATGATTTCTCCTGTATTTCCagagctttcacagcagcaaactttatggaaggaggaagaggatgattaccagcatcaggataggagctgcagtctggaccaggaggactcgaagcctccacaaatcaaagacgaacaggaggaaacctgctgtTATCAGGACGGAGAGTCGCTGactgtgaagcaggagatggacacctTAATGGTGACCATACATGAGCAAGGTGACGACAGTGAACTGGGCTTGAATCCTGATCAGagccaggaaaagcctgaggtgaacacaacagttcaaagcCCTGTGTTGCCAGATCCAgcctgtgacctgcagctgatCTCCTACAGTCCTCATATATctgagagcaaagatgaggaaaacaggaccagcggagactccaggtggaccacagctgaagagccaaaacaaaccatgaagcagaaccatcctagatgtcagactgggaatgtaaacagcccagcagagtcagcagtggactgtgatacagacacaggtgctaaAACTTCTGCAtgtaacacaggtgaacaacagggaaAACTCAAGGCAGACATGGCAGGACACTCCACAATCAATCCTAATGACACCCCACACGTTGGCTTGGCATGTGGGAAAGGTTCCAGAGGGCAGCGCTCCTCATCGGCTGACGATAAAAGTCACACAGGAGCCAAATTGTTTatctgtgaaacatgtgggaaagatttCAACATTAATTCCGCATTAAAAAGCCACATAAGATCTCACACAGGTAAAAGActatatttgtgtaaaacatgtgggaaagcctttgcAGGAGGTTCTTCATTAAAACGCCACAtcagaattcacacaggtgagagaccctatttgtgtaaaacatgtgggaaagcctttcTACGAGGTCATGACCTGATTATCCATTCTAGAGATCACActggtgagagaccatatgtttGTAAAACttgtgggaaaaccttcaaacGAATTACTATATTAAAGAATCACTTTAgggttcacacaggtgagaggccatatttgtgtaaaacatgtgggaaagcctttatGGATAGATCTTCGTTAAAGGTCcacatgagagttcacacaggtgagaggccatatttgtgtaaaatatgtgggaaaacctttctACGAAGTAGTGACCTGACTATCCATTTGAGAGATCACActggtgagagaccatatgtctgtaaaacatgtgggaaagcctttaaaGTAAATTCTtcattaaataaacacatgagAATTCACTCACGTGAGAGACCACatgtctgtgaaacatgtggggaAGCCTTTACCCAGAGTTGTGAGTTAGTGCAGCACATGAGCACCCACAGGAGCGAGAACATCCAGATTTGCAAACAAGAGAGTTCAGAtattgctgcagcttcttcatctcagTGAGAAGAGTCCAAATAACAGCTTTAATGTTAGATTCCTGCCAGATGTTCTGTATTAACAGTTCTCCATTTTATCTTGATAAtaaaccttgtttttcttttagtttcgtttcgttttctcccgcttatccggatttGGGTCGCGGGGGTGGCAGCTttaggagggatgcccagacagccctctccccggccacttccatcagctcctccggggggacccccagcGGCTCCCAAGCCAGGCAAGGGACGTAGtccctccacctagtcctgggccagCCACGAGGCCTCCTTCTGATGGGACATGTTCAGAACACCTCTAAAGTGAGGCGTCCGGAAGGTATCctggccagatgcccgagccaccccagctGACTCGATGACTGACGTCGATGTGGataagcagcggttctactccgagctccttcTGGAtttccgagcttctcaccctatctctaaggctgagcccggccaccctgcggaggacactcatttcagctgcttgtatccgcgatctcgttctttcggtcatcttCTTTCGGACTGGGAcctagatcgaccggtaaatcgggagctttgccttccggctcagctacTTCTTCACCAtgacggatcggttaagcgcccgcatcactgacgccgctccgatccgcctgtcgatctcatGTTCCATCcaaccctcactcgtgaacaagatcccgagatacttgaactcctccacctcatCAAattcaccaccaggtagtgatcagttgacagctctgctcctctcttcacctgagtgTCCAATACATATGGCCACAGATCAGCTGACTCGACTATAAAggccaagagcaccgatgaacaacaaCTTTATGTTCGAAcatggtgttagttatggccagaagtccaataactgaacaccagtCTGGTTGTGATCGGGAAGACCGTTCCtcccacgtgagcgttgaagtctcccagcagcacgatggagtccccagtcgggacactgtccagcgtccgtcctagatcctccaaaaagggcgggtactctgaactattgtttggtgcatacgcacaaacaactGTCAGAACCCATTCCCCAACCCGAAGGTGCAGAGAAGCAACCGCAAGAACCCCAACGTTGAACTAGAGAatctgggggcaagcaaaaagcccacccccgctctccgtctctcaccctgagcaactccagcgtagaagagtgtccaacccccctcaaggacttgggttcctaAGCCGAcactatgtgtggaggtgaggctgaCCATATATAGTCGgtagcgctcaacctcccccgcaagctccagctctttccccgccaaAGAGGTgatgttccatgttccaaaagccaatttccataactgaggatcggaccgccaaggcccccgccttggtccgccacccaatccacactgcaccggacccttcatgctcctcctgcgggtggtgggtccactggagacggcAGTATCCATGtagctggttcgggctgggcccggccgggccccatggatgtaggcccggccaccaggcgctcgccatcgagccccagccccaggcctggctcccaGGTGGGGCGCaggtaaccctccgggccgggtacgcggcttcccttttGGATGTACCATGATGGGTTTTATGAACAATTCTTTGTCTGACcgttcacctaggaccaatatgccttgggagaccctaccaggggcaaactgccccagacagcatagctcccaggctcattaaaCTTTGTTAATATGGAAAAAACCTGCAACTCATAGAGTCTTtatcatttcaaaataaagtaataaaagaaaagagattGAGAATATCTCCATGTCAGCATTCTGTGAGCGTAcggtgctcagcaggtgttggctggagacaattcaaacatttttttttgaaCAGCACAAACTAAATATCATAGACAACCCTCCAGCTCTCAGGCTGGGTGATTCCATTGCCTTGAAGCCACTTGCTGCATCCGTCTGGTTCTTAGTTGCATGATGGAGACCTTTAAAGACCCCAATGGCCCCAAACTCCAATGCGCGTCCTATGTCCActgtctggaggagagacaggagaccTTTGGACAGCTGTTACAGCTGGTCCAGCTGTCCCAGGACCTAGTTTCCTGGACTATTGTTTACAGAATGGCATCATGCGGGCTGGTCCTCACAGGACCCACAACCTGTAGGACTTTGCTGCTTTGCTTTATACGCGGTCAGCAGTATCCCGAGTCACCACTGAGATCATTGAATGGGCTCTTAGGAGGGATCAGTGAGCCACTAAGCCACCAAGGAAAAGACAACAGCAGAGTGGTTCAATGCATCGAACAAACTACGGAAAGGAAGGCTGAAGCTGGACCCACTCAGGTGAAGGCTAAACTCAGGTCAAAATCGCATTGTAGTCTGTAGTGTGACGAAGATGACCACCACCTTGGAAGTTTGGGAAGCTGACCGCTGACCAGATCGTGAAGTGGCTCAAGGAAGGCAAGCAGTCCTGGAAGTGTAATCGCCAGTACACCAAGGTTGGATGCACCCTTAATTGACCTTGTAAGACTTGTCAGGAAATGCATTTCACTGGACTGTACGAGCAATTCCTAGACACCAGTGTACGCAGTCTGTCTCCCCACTAGCTGTTCCTTTGACTGGCCAAACAGATTCAAACAGTGATTGAGCCTCTGTTTTGCTTCCATTGGGTAACatattgtgtcacttcctgtttactcagAATAGTTCATTGGTGCACTGTACACGGGGTTTGTTggatttactttatttaaaattaaagagGCAAGCAATTCTAGTTACTTGCAAACAACAAGCGGAAATAAATCAAACTAAACAAATACAGGACGTCTGTCATCAGGATGTTTTGATCCACCGATCATTAGCACTAGCATGGccacaccatctgtttcacctggCCAACAAGCCAGTGCGCCTGCGTGACGGTTTGCTGTAAGCATAACCCAAACCAAAGGTCCAcagtgcaccaccaaccgcttcctgTGGTTAACTGTTTTTCCTGACTCAGCGACACACCCACTGAGAAACCATCCATTCAACCATCTTCTGACGCTTATCCGGGTTCGGGTTGCAGGGGCaacagcctaagcagagaggcccagacttccctctccccagctacttcttccagttcgtccagagccttaaggaactccgggcggatctcatccacccccagggccctgccaccgaggagttttttgactaactcaaatcaaatcaaatcaatctttatttatatagcgtcttttacaaggtgctttccagaatcccagggcctaaccccagacaagcaacagtggcaaggaaaaagagaggagaggagaggagaggagaggagaggagaggagaggagaggagaggagaggagaggagaggagaggagaggagaggagaggagaggagaggagaggagaggaggagaggagaggaaaccatgatcCAGTGGGGTGatagaggcctgtcaggtgatcatgtttctggaccccgacAGCCTTGgcctaagatgttaacctaatgattagacgaccccctaagtatgataatttgtctgtctatgatagtaactggaactacagaattagtaacactaagcttcatcaaagaggaaggttttaagcctaatcttaaaagtagagatggagtcagcctcccgtacctggacagggagctagttccatagcaggggggcctggtagctcggccccccattctactcctagagactctggggaccacaagtagaccagaattctgagagcggagtggtctattgggctggtaaggtgtcactagctcttccaggtaggatggagcgaggGCCTCTAAGGACCTTGAAgatcaaaagaagggttttaaaaattattctaaatttaacgggcagccaatgaagcgacgccattacaggagttatgtgatctcttttgtcaatacctgtcaga
This genomic window from Takifugu rubripes chromosome 3, fTakRub1.2, whole genome shotgun sequence contains:
- the LOC105418733 gene encoding zinc finger protein 260-like, encoding MSSVECLRTFVMERLTVAAEEIFRVFQQKLDGYEEELDYQRRLVESVWRPHIKLHRTELSQQQPLWKEEEDNYQHQDRSYSLDQDDLKPPQIKEEQEEETSMSTSCEEPSSRDELSQQQTLWKEEEDDYQHQDRSCSLDQEDSKPPQIKDEQEETCCYQDGESLTVKQEMDTLMVTIHEQGDDSELGLNPDQSQEKPEVNTTVQSPVLPDPACDLQLISYSPHISESKDEENRTSGDSRWTTAEEPKQTMKQNHPRCQTGNVNSPAESAVDCDTDTGAKTSACNTGEQQGKLKADMAGHSTINPNDTPHVGLACGKGSRGQRSSSADDKSHTGAKLFICETCGKDFNINSALKSHIRSHTGKRLYLCKTCGKAFAGGSSLKRHIRIHTGERPYLCKTCGKAFLRGHDLIIHSRDHTGERPYVCKTCGKTFKRITILKNHFRVHTGERPYLCKTCGKAFMDRSSLKVHMRVHTGERPYLCKICGKTFLRSSDLTIHLRDHTGERPYVCKTCGKAFKVNSSLNKHMRIHSRERPHVCETCGEAFTQSCELVQHMSTHRSENIQICKQESSDIAAASSSQ